From Sporosarcina sp. Marseille-Q4943, the proteins below share one genomic window:
- the nhaC gene encoding Na+/H+ antiporter NhaC has translation MFQIKAIHSPAFWESALLVFGIVAMISVSIIKFESVPHLPILLSILLLIGYGLLKRIPFKKLEKGLVEGAGAGMGAVFLFFFIGILISSWMMSGTIPTLIYAGFHLITPTFFFAIVFVVTAIVGVSIGSSLTTVATVGVAFIGMASVLELSLPIAAGAIVSGAFFGDKMSPLSDTTNLASSIVGVDLFEHIRNMGWTTMPAFIISLIVFGVISPDVTTGEFDKISMFQETLLDTGMIHWYTVLPLVALFVLTIARVPAFLTLAISSAVAVLLSFLHQSIGFSKVLAILFSGYVSATGVEAVDALLTRGGMESMMFTVALVLLALSMGGLLFTLGIVQSLLAQIEMLLKKVSSVIMASAMTAIGINVLIGEQYLSILLTGQAFQTQYEKVGLANKNLSRVMEDAGTVVNPLVPWSVCGIFITKVLGVSTIDYLPFAFFCLLSPILTILFGYMGKTLTRIS, from the coding sequence ATGTTTCAAATAAAAGCGATCCATTCGCCCGCGTTTTGGGAATCGGCCTTACTCGTTTTCGGCATCGTGGCGATGATCAGTGTTAGTATTATAAAATTCGAATCCGTCCCTCATTTACCGATTCTATTATCAATATTATTGTTGATCGGATACGGCCTGCTGAAAAGGATTCCTTTCAAAAAGCTTGAAAAAGGATTGGTGGAAGGTGCCGGGGCCGGCATGGGGGCGGTTTTCCTCTTTTTCTTCATCGGCATTCTTATTAGCAGCTGGATGATGAGCGGAACGATTCCTACGTTAATTTACGCAGGATTTCACTTAATTACACCTACATTCTTTTTTGCGATTGTTTTCGTCGTCACGGCTATCGTCGGCGTCTCGATCGGAAGCTCCCTGACAACGGTGGCGACTGTCGGCGTGGCATTCATCGGGATGGCAAGTGTCCTCGAACTTTCGTTGCCGATTGCGGCGGGTGCTATCGTTTCAGGTGCGTTCTTTGGCGATAAAATGTCGCCGTTATCAGATACGACGAACCTTGCGTCCTCGATCGTAGGAGTTGATCTTTTTGAGCATATCCGCAATATGGGATGGACGACAATGCCGGCATTCATCATATCATTGATTGTCTTCGGTGTTATATCGCCGGACGTGACGACAGGGGAGTTCGATAAGATTTCGATGTTTCAAGAGACATTGCTGGATACAGGGATGATTCATTGGTATACGGTCCTTCCGCTCGTCGCTCTATTTGTATTGACGATTGCAAGAGTCCCCGCTTTTCTTACGTTGGCAATCAGTTCGGCTGTCGCAGTCCTACTTTCATTTCTCCATCAAAGCATTGGATTTTCGAAAGTGCTCGCAATATTATTTAGCGGTTACGTCTCCGCGACGGGCGTAGAGGCCGTTGACGCTTTACTGACGCGTGGCGGCATGGAAAGCATGATGTTTACAGTTGCTCTAGTGTTATTGGCGCTCAGCATGGGTGGGTTGTTGTTCACGTTAGGAATTGTCCAAAGTTTGTTGGCACAGATTGAAATGTTGTTGAAGAAAGTGTCTTCCGTCATTATGGCTTCCGCTATGACAGCAATCGGCATCAACGTATTGATCGGCGAACAATACTTGTCGATTTTATTGACAGGGCAGGCGTTCCAAACACAATACGAGAAAGTCGGCCTTGCGAATAAAAACTTGAGCCGGGTTATGGAAGATGCGGGGACGGTAGTAAATCCGCTCGTTCCATGGAGCGTATGCGGCATTTTCATTACGAAAGTGTTAGGCGTTTCGACGATCGACTATTTGCCTTTCGCATTCTTTTGCCTGTTATCGCCGATATTGACGATTTTGTTCGGGTATATGGGGAAAACATTGACACGTATTTCTTAA
- a CDS encoding serine hydrolase has product MKLEEYINEYLKLWDFFGVVQVIEKGEVLFERACGYASIEFGIKNDINSRFSIASMSKQFTAFAIMLLYDKKMLDIDKSAQLYLPAGMKIDESITVHHLLSHTSGLYNFTNFVDDFFAGYNRMDYSRNYFFKKYIKKKPTKQAGTVFDYNNSNYNLLAWIIENVSGETYDDFLRNHIFQPLHMMTSEVDDGCKPIKNRSCNYVKDFDATIKCPYFNEKFSIGAGAIISSCEDLFKWYTCLRDRKLLSEKVYTRFFIVNQNNYCYGLEHHHIYGTDKYSHGGDHLGICTYMQSFFDEDICIIILSNNEAINQYRLGNAISDILHHVDVAAPTKYPEIPINESQLKKYCGTYLKDKIEVEFLNGKLYFTRFSGNLHIEIYPVGEGEFARRYSDQIYLYNIVENDKGEMSFFGYIKETL; this is encoded by the coding sequence TTGAAATTAGAAGAATATATCAACGAATATCTAAAGTTGTGGGACTTTTTTGGAGTTGTTCAAGTGATCGAAAAAGGGGAAGTGCTTTTTGAACGTGCATGCGGTTATGCAAGTATCGAGTTTGGAATAAAAAATGACATAAACTCGCGCTTTTCTATTGCTTCTATGTCAAAACAGTTTACAGCCTTTGCGATTATGCTTCTCTATGATAAGAAAATGTTGGATATCGATAAATCTGCACAATTATACCTTCCTGCCGGTATGAAGATTGATGAGTCAATTACTGTCCATCATTTATTATCCCACACCTCAGGTTTATATAATTTCACCAACTTTGTAGATGATTTTTTTGCTGGCTACAACAGAATGGATTATTCACGAAACTATTTTTTCAAGAAGTATATTAAGAAAAAACCTACAAAGCAAGCGGGAACAGTATTTGATTACAATAACTCGAACTATAATTTGCTTGCGTGGATCATTGAAAATGTTTCAGGAGAGACATACGATGATTTTCTAAGAAACCACATATTCCAGCCTTTACATATGATGACCAGCGAAGTGGATGATGGTTGTAAACCGATTAAAAACAGATCATGTAATTACGTAAAAGATTTTGACGCAACAATTAAATGTCCGTATTTTAATGAGAAATTTAGCATCGGTGCAGGTGCTATTATTTCAAGCTGTGAGGATTTGTTCAAATGGTATACCTGTTTACGAGATCGGAAACTACTTTCTGAGAAAGTGTATACCAGGTTTTTTATCGTGAACCAAAATAATTACTGCTATGGACTTGAGCATCATCATATTTACGGTACAGACAAGTATTCCCATGGAGGGGATCACCTTGGGATTTGTACTTATATGCAGAGTTTTTTCGATGAAGATATTTGTATCATCATCCTTTCTAATAATGAGGCGATAAATCAGTACAGACTGGGAAATGCAATTTCAGATATTCTACATCATGTTGATGTAGCTGCACCGACTAAATATCCAGAGATTCCAATCAATGAAAGTCAACTTAAAAAGTATTGCGGCACATACTTGAAAGATAAGATTGAAGTGGAATTCCTTAATGGCAAATTATACTTTACGAGATTCTCTGGCAATCTTCATATTGAAATCTACCCAGTAGGTGAAGGGGAATTTGCTAGAAGATATTCAGATCAAATCTATCTATACAATATTGTTGAGAACGATAAAGGCGAGATGTCGTTTTTCGGATATATAAAGGAAACCCTGTAA
- a CDS encoding type III polyketide synthase: MPKILSVSTVLPPHEVKQAEAVELTRSLFSRKFKDIERLLKVFQNGDIEKRDVCMPLEWYGQAHDFEERNDLYIKHAVDFGVKAVQACLLQSTTLTEAVAPSEIDAIFFISSSGIATPSIEARIMNRLPFRDDVKRIPIWGLGCAGGAAGVSRAFEYCKAFPKANVLVLSIELCSLTFQKDDYSKSNLVGVSLFSDGVACALISGDQSEIAVDIPVPSIIGTTSKWMPDSEDVMGWDIKNNGLYVIFSKSIPSIITNWLGPFVHEFLDSYHLDKDDITHFVAHPGGKKVLTAYEDSLGFDSSKTDISRDVLRNHGNMSSPTVLYVLKRFMESEPAVGDYGLMAALGPGFCGELLLLKWD, from the coding sequence ATGCCAAAAATTCTTTCTGTCAGCACTGTCCTGCCTCCCCATGAAGTGAAGCAGGCGGAAGCTGTTGAACTGACCCGCTCCCTTTTCAGCCGGAAATTCAAAGATATTGAACGGCTATTGAAAGTCTTTCAAAACGGCGATATCGAGAAGAGGGATGTTTGCATGCCACTTGAGTGGTATGGGCAAGCTCATGATTTTGAAGAGCGGAATGATTTATACATCAAACATGCCGTTGATTTTGGTGTGAAAGCTGTACAAGCGTGCCTGTTGCAATCGACTACATTGACTGAAGCAGTCGCCCCTTCGGAGATCGACGCGATTTTCTTCATTTCAAGTTCAGGCATTGCGACGCCGAGCATTGAAGCCCGCATCATGAACAGGCTCCCTTTCCGAGATGATGTGAAGCGGATTCCGATTTGGGGATTAGGTTGTGCGGGAGGGGCTGCGGGTGTGAGCCGGGCATTCGAATATTGCAAAGCCTTTCCGAAAGCGAACGTATTGGTGCTCTCCATCGAGCTCTGCAGTTTGACGTTCCAAAAAGACGATTATTCGAAGAGCAATCTTGTTGGAGTGTCCTTGTTCTCCGACGGTGTCGCCTGTGCGCTAATTTCGGGGGATCAATCCGAAATCGCTGTTGACATTCCGGTCCCCTCAATCATTGGCACGACTTCAAAATGGATGCCCGATTCGGAGGACGTCATGGGATGGGATATTAAAAACAATGGGTTGTATGTCATTTTCTCGAAAAGCATTCCGTCCATCATCACGAACTGGCTAGGTCCGTTTGTGCACGAATTCCTTGATTCTTATCATTTGGACAAAGACGATATCACTCATTTTGTTGCACATCCTGGCGGTAAAAAAGTATTGACGGCGTATGAGGATTCATTAGGATTTGACAGTTCAAAAACTGACATTTCGCGGGATGTGTTGCGGAATCACGGCAATATGTCCTCCCCGACGGTCCTTTACGTACTGAAGCGATTTATGGAATCCGAACCTGCGGTAGGCGATTATGGATTGATGGCCGCGCTTGGCCCGGGATTTTGCGGTGAATTGCTTTTGTTGAAGTGGGATTGA
- a CDS encoding isoprenylcysteine carboxyl methyltransferase family protein translates to MIIGIVLSIIILQRIIELVIAKRNEKWMKSQGAFEAGASHYPYMVAMHVFFFIALITEVLFFQRQLSAIWPIWLAIFLAAQLLRIWCLTSLGKFWNTKIIVLPNAQVVRKGPYKWLRHPNYMIVATELLVLPLLFNAFITAVVFSLLNIWMMSVRIPAEEQALRKATNYTEEFQLNK, encoded by the coding sequence ATGATTATCGGTATCGTCCTTTCCATCATCATTTTGCAGCGGATCATTGAACTGGTCATCGCTAAACGGAACGAAAAATGGATGAAAAGCCAAGGCGCCTTTGAAGCGGGCGCATCTCATTATCCATATATGGTCGCGATGCACGTATTCTTTTTTATCGCTCTCATTACGGAAGTATTATTCTTCCAACGCCAACTTTCCGCAATTTGGCCGATTTGGTTGGCAATATTTTTGGCGGCGCAACTACTGAGAATTTGGTGCCTCACTTCATTAGGGAAGTTTTGGAACACAAAAATCATCGTCCTTCCGAATGCGCAGGTTGTTCGAAAAGGACCTTACAAATGGTTACGGCATCCGAATTACATGATTGTCGCTACCGAGCTGCTCGTCTTGCCGTTGTTATTCAATGCCTTTATTACCGCGGTCGTCTTTTCACTCCTCAATATTTGGATGATGTCGGTGCGGATTCCGGCGGAGGAACAGGCACTTCGGAAAGCAACGAATTATACGGAAGAATTTCAGTTGAATAAATGA
- a CDS encoding NUDIX hydrolase — translation MGQNTTPVHTPPKHFVSAATIVLNDQNEILLIKGPMRGWEMPGGIVEEGESLKDTAIRETKEESGIDVEILKFCGIFQNVNKSICNTLFLAKPIGGKLTTSPESLEVGFFPIELALEMITLGNFRQRIEYCLDDSLQPFYVEF, via the coding sequence TTGGGACAAAATACAACACCTGTTCATACACCACCTAAACATTTTGTTTCAGCTGCAACGATTGTACTCAATGATCAAAATGAAATTTTATTAATTAAAGGACCGATGAGAGGGTGGGAAATGCCAGGCGGAATCGTTGAGGAAGGCGAGTCTTTAAAAGATACAGCAATTAGGGAAACGAAAGAGGAATCAGGTATTGATGTTGAGATTCTTAAATTCTGTGGGATATTTCAAAATGTAAATAAATCAATTTGTAATACCCTATTTTTGGCTAAGCCAATAGGAGGTAAATTAACAACTTCGCCAGAGAGTTTAGAAGTTGGATTCTTTCCTATCGAATTAGCTTTGGAGATGATAACCCTGGGGAACTTCAGGCAAAGAATAGAGTACTGTCTTGATGACAGTCTTCAACCTTTTTATGTGGAATTTTAG
- a CDS encoding YaiI/YqxD family protein, protein MVMIFVDADGCPVVNETISIAKKFNLPCTLICDTAHEMHREGAETIIVSKGADAVDFVLVNKVQKGDIVVTQDYGLAAMVLAKQGHPIDQNGRLYTNENIDQLLFARHAAQKIRMAGGRLRGPKKRSKESNEKFKENFRNLCKLILTPPD, encoded by the coding sequence ATGGTTATGATTTTTGTTGATGCGGATGGCTGTCCAGTCGTAAATGAAACGATTTCCATTGCAAAGAAATTCAATTTACCTTGCACGCTCATTTGTGACACAGCCCATGAAATGCATCGTGAAGGGGCAGAGACGATCATCGTTTCGAAGGGTGCAGATGCTGTCGATTTTGTCCTTGTCAATAAAGTTCAAAAAGGTGATATTGTCGTTACGCAGGACTATGGATTAGCGGCCATGGTGTTAGCGAAGCAAGGACACCCGATTGATCAGAACGGCAGACTGTATACAAACGAAAATATCGACCAACTATTATTCGCTAGACATGCCGCACAGAAAATCAGAATGGCGGGAGGACGTCTTCGCGGCCCTAAAAAACGATCGAAAGAGAGCAATGAAAAATTCAAGGAAAACTTCCGCAACTTGTGTAAACTGATACTTACTCCACCTGATTGA
- a CDS encoding M17 family metallopeptidase, with amino-acid sequence MSEVKIIFANDELISGNDTRKSYVAQQKTGHCSVLIEDTHYVAIKEAEKTNLEKVRSIAGNIARDLASQKIDKATVQEDVLGNVFAGLDKEDVYTAFAEGWDLGSYQFLTYKSEAEQFKTELHVDESDMQAAVQTGQIRAAATAFSRDLMNEVSDVLNPETYPEVLKEKFEGKGVEVIVHGKEQLEEMEMNGVLTVCRGSKYNPSFVELHYEGDASKPLVALVGKGVTFDTGGISLKSGKDLSDMRMDMGGSAAVAGAMQLLVDSEANVNVVALIPMVENTPDANSVFPGEVIRYKNGKTVQVGNTDAEGRLILADALIRAGELNAEYIVDIATLTGAIVNALGSEIGGVFGDEELSLVMKKLGDQNGDFVWPMPLVEAYDKSLASDYADMNNISSLNFAGSITAGLFLRRFVPENSKWLHVDMAGMMSKSSASGYYAKSATGYGARLLADYTVEISK; translated from the coding sequence ATGTCAGAAGTAAAGATCATATTTGCAAACGATGAATTGATTAGCGGTAATGATACACGGAAAAGTTACGTTGCGCAGCAGAAGACTGGCCATTGTTCGGTCTTGATTGAAGACACGCATTATGTCGCAATCAAGGAAGCGGAAAAGACGAATTTGGAAAAGGTCCGTTCAATAGCAGGGAATATTGCACGTGATTTGGCGTCGCAAAAAATAGACAAAGCGACTGTACAAGAAGACGTTTTAGGAAATGTGTTTGCGGGCCTCGACAAAGAGGATGTTTACACGGCTTTCGCGGAAGGCTGGGATCTCGGTTCTTATCAATTTCTAACTTACAAATCTGAGGCGGAGCAATTCAAAACGGAATTGCACGTCGATGAAAGCGATATGCAAGCAGCTGTTCAAACAGGACAAATTCGTGCAGCGGCAACTGCTTTTTCACGTGACTTGATGAACGAAGTGTCTGACGTTCTGAATCCTGAAACATATCCGGAAGTCTTGAAGGAGAAGTTCGAAGGGAAAGGCGTTGAAGTAATCGTTCACGGCAAAGAGCAGCTTGAAGAGATGGAAATGAACGGTGTACTGACTGTTTGCCGTGGCAGTAAATACAATCCATCATTCGTAGAGCTTCATTATGAAGGGGATGCTTCAAAACCGCTAGTGGCGCTTGTCGGTAAAGGCGTGACATTCGATACAGGTGGTATCAGCTTGAAGAGCGGTAAAGATTTAAGCGATATGCGTATGGACATGGGTGGTTCTGCGGCAGTTGCAGGAGCAATGCAGCTACTTGTTGATTCAGAGGCGAACGTGAATGTCGTCGCTCTAATTCCGATGGTAGAGAACACACCGGATGCAAATTCCGTATTCCCTGGCGAAGTGATCCGTTATAAAAACGGAAAAACCGTTCAAGTGGGCAATACAGACGCGGAAGGCCGTCTCATTTTGGCGGATGCCCTTATCCGTGCGGGTGAATTGAATGCTGAATATATCGTTGACATCGCTACGTTGACAGGCGCCATCGTCAATGCACTTGGCTCGGAAATTGGCGGCGTATTCGGTGATGAAGAATTGTCTCTCGTCATGAAAAAATTGGGCGACCAAAACGGCGATTTCGTCTGGCCGATGCCGTTAGTTGAAGCATACGACAAGTCATTGGCAAGTGATTACGCGGATATGAACAATATCAGTTCCTTGAACTTTGCGGGCTCGATCACGGCAGGTCTTTTCCTACGCCGCTTCGTACCGGAAAACAGCAAATGGCTGCATGTCGACATGGCGGGCATGATGAGCAAGTCAAGCGCATCTGGCTATTACGCAAAATCAGCAACAGGCTACGGTGCAAGATTATTGGCTGACTACACTGTTGAAATTTCGAAATGA
- a CDS encoding DUF4097 family beta strand repeat-containing protein: MTENQFINELEHALKRLPADERNDILQDIREYFLNGRDDGKEDEEIAASLGSPAIIAAELLEAYPFKETADMNVSPTSEVITIQDDSFTKVDIEVQHGSLAVLPSETDESRIELTGAKEKLELTAEIIGDTLRIKLKSKTHWLFLFNFNTKGVALNVFIPKKLYQSISMKSDNGRINAEKLIGKQIECRTDNGRIELTELAATSLDAETDNGRIEISKVQTDRLKAKTDNGRVTMRHIEADSIFAESDNGRIEFDQVDGELTAITDNGRIVLAGEHLDRNIDFQTDNGSIEITTTRKATNATILAKTGHGRIDIYGDRNSRSRFGAELHQIQLKSDNGRITVR; the protein is encoded by the coding sequence ATGACTGAAAACCAATTTATCAATGAGCTCGAACACGCTTTGAAACGTTTGCCTGCAGATGAAAGAAACGACATTCTCCAAGATATCCGCGAATACTTTTTGAATGGTCGCGATGATGGAAAAGAGGATGAGGAAATCGCAGCATCCCTTGGCTCACCTGCAATTATTGCAGCTGAACTATTGGAAGCTTACCCGTTCAAGGAAACAGCTGACATGAATGTGAGTCCGACAAGTGAAGTGATCACGATCCAGGATGACAGTTTTACAAAAGTGGATATCGAAGTTCAGCACGGCTCCCTTGCCGTCTTACCTTCCGAAACCGATGAATCGAGAATCGAACTTACCGGGGCAAAAGAGAAACTGGAACTTACCGCGGAGATTATAGGAGATACGCTCCGGATCAAATTAAAAAGCAAAACGCATTGGTTATTCTTGTTCAATTTCAATACGAAGGGTGTGGCATTGAACGTGTTCATTCCAAAGAAATTGTACCAATCCATTTCCATGAAATCGGATAATGGCAGAATCAACGCTGAAAAATTGATTGGGAAACAGATCGAGTGCCGCACAGATAACGGTCGCATTGAACTTACCGAGCTTGCAGCGACTTCACTCGATGCGGAGACGGATAACGGCCGAATTGAAATTTCGAAAGTGCAGACAGACCGACTGAAGGCAAAAACGGATAATGGCCGGGTGACGATGAGACATATCGAAGCCGATTCGATTTTTGCTGAATCGGATAATGGACGCATCGAGTTCGACCAAGTCGACGGGGAGCTTACTGCAATCACAGACAATGGCCGGATTGTCCTCGCTGGCGAACATTTAGATCGCAATATCGACTTCCAGACGGATAATGGAAGCATCGAAATTACAACGACGCGCAAGGCGACCAATGCGACAATTCTTGCCAAAACAGGACACGGACGTATCGATATTTATGGCGATCGCAATTCACGCAGCCGCTTCGGAGCGGAATTGCACCAGATTCAATTGAAATCGGATAACGGAAGGATAACTGTTAGATAA
- a CDS encoding PadR family transcriptional regulator, whose protein sequence is MNIQFKKGVLNLCVLVLLDKQDRYGYELVQKISDQISISEGSVYPLLRRLTKEGYFTTYLQESTEGPPRKYYKLTDAGRDYLHEQLDEWRSFTNGVNTLIEEGIRHD, encoded by the coding sequence ATGAATATTCAATTCAAAAAAGGCGTCTTAAACCTTTGCGTCCTCGTCCTTTTGGATAAACAGGATCGATACGGCTATGAGCTCGTCCAGAAGATTTCCGACCAGATTTCCATTTCCGAAGGCTCTGTCTATCCGTTGCTGCGCCGTCTGACGAAAGAAGGTTATTTTACGACATATCTTCAGGAATCAACAGAAGGCCCTCCCCGCAAGTACTACAAATTGACGGATGCCGGGCGGGACTACTTGCATGAGCAGTTGGATGAGTGGCGCAGTTTTACTAATGGAGTCAATACATTGATCGAGGAGGGCATTCGCCATGACTGA
- a CDS encoding GrpB family protein, with amino-acid sequence MKIRLSAYNEKWVQMFNDEALFLRGIFGEEIIKVEHFGSTAVPGMKAKPVIDMMCLVKDIKKIDSFNEQMDSLGYDVAGEWGIEGRRLFRKGGENRTHHIHVYQHDNSHIHRHLVLRDYLRAHPDEVARYTYIKQELAQRYDDTVLYSKEKKPFVKELEQRAVNWFENQ; translated from the coding sequence TTGAAAATTAGGTTGTCTGCGTACAATGAAAAATGGGTTCAAATGTTCAATGATGAGGCTCTATTTTTAAGAGGCATATTCGGGGAGGAAATCATCAAAGTTGAACATTTTGGGAGTACCGCTGTTCCAGGGATGAAGGCAAAGCCTGTCATTGATATGATGTGTCTCGTGAAAGACATCAAGAAAATCGATTCCTTTAATGAGCAAATGGATTCGTTGGGATACGATGTTGCTGGTGAATGGGGAATTGAAGGCCGACGGTTGTTTCGCAAAGGTGGGGAAAATAGAACCCATCACATTCATGTTTATCAGCATGACAACTCTCATATTCATCGCCATCTGGTATTGCGAGATTATTTGAGAGCTCATCCTGACGAAGTCGCACGATATACATACATAAAACAAGAGTTAGCTCAACGATATGATGATACTGTTTTATACAGCAAAGAAAAAAAGCCTTTCGTAAAGGAATTGGAACAACGTGCGGTGAATTGGTTTGAAAACCAGTGA
- a CDS encoding serine hydrolase, translating to METVKYEKIVNRLIKSKHIHESVLFIENMSGDFSYKNEYGGKNIDAPLLMASITKLFTTACILILREQGKLSLDDKVTKYFDSSILSRLHMFKGQESTSKLTIASLLFQTSGLPDAYEESKNSIKKRVLREDMHITFDEKITLTKQLKPHFAPNNLNRAHYADINFDLLGKIIETITNSSLEDVYKSLIFEPLDLVKTYLPRDEHDFTPTIYYEETAISRPKYISCCRASGGGISTARELMIFSKAFFGGSLFNKDVFYQLEKYNKLQATMYPIQYGGGYMRIPLNGIPTLFMGKGELVGHSGSTGSFAFYFPQEDLFFVGDVNQMANPALPIRLAMRLAISSK from the coding sequence ATGGAGACCGTTAAATACGAGAAAATAGTTAACCGATTGATAAAATCAAAACATATTCATGAGTCCGTTTTATTTATTGAAAACATGAGTGGAGATTTTTCATATAAAAATGAGTATGGGGGCAAGAATATAGACGCCCCGTTACTAATGGCAAGCATCACTAAATTGTTTACAACTGCTTGTATTTTGATTTTGCGTGAACAAGGGAAGTTGTCGCTCGATGATAAGGTAACAAAATACTTCGATAGCAGCATACTCAGCAGACTTCATATGTTTAAGGGGCAAGAGTCTACTTCGAAATTGACAATCGCTAGTTTATTATTTCAAACAAGCGGACTACCGGATGCCTACGAAGAAAGTAAAAACAGCATTAAAAAACGTGTTCTCCGTGAAGATATGCACATTACATTCGATGAAAAGATAACGCTTACCAAACAATTGAAACCGCATTTTGCACCTAACAACTTGAATAGGGCTCATTATGCAGACATCAACTTTGATCTCCTCGGAAAGATAATTGAAACCATTACCAACTCCTCATTGGAAGATGTTTATAAGTCTTTGATCTTTGAACCATTGGATCTCGTGAAAACCTATTTACCTAGAGATGAGCATGACTTCACTCCAACTATTTATTATGAAGAGACCGCTATTTCCCGTCCAAAGTACATCAGTTGCTGTCGTGCTAGTGGTGGCGGTATTAGCACAGCTCGTGAATTGATGATATTTAGTAAAGCGTTCTTTGGAGGGAGTCTGTTTAACAAAGATGTTTTTTATCAGTTGGAAAAGTATAACAAGTTACAAGCTACCATGTACCCAATTCAATATGGCGGTGGCTACATGCGAATACCGTTAAATGGAATCCCTACACTTTTTATGGGAAAAGGAGAGTTAGTTGGACATTCGGGCTCAACAGGTTCATTTGCTTTTTATTTTCCTCAAGAGGATCTGTTTTTTGTAGGAGATGTAAATCAAATGGCGAATCCTGCACTTCCCATACGGTTGGCGATGCGGCTGGCAATCTCAAGTAAATAA